In the genome of Nasonia vitripennis strain AsymCx chromosome 4 unlocalized genomic scaffold, Nvit_psr_1.1 chr4_random0003, whole genome shotgun sequence, one region contains:
- the LOC107981629 gene encoding uncharacterized protein LOC107981629, producing the protein MGAVGQVNIPYSDDADFEDLQDKDRTVELVGYVCSVEAPVQQKSFDLFKFGLSNGTKKVMCLIWGKELIDRHQPQVLLNRRLHVNKGLCKSSKFPKLLESQGFLPYEIIIQPNTTFNFFGVHTMLAGPPVVPPRQVNFDTIRDVEGKISIDGHIKAEFSPTASRYQNATYACGSITDGVHKIIVNISNYTVPVEATRGMAVTVIGNIVNDPSIPFTISCADSTLITLREEEPLPELDLLRANRTLKRRTPPE; encoded by the exons ATGGGAGCAGTGGGACAAGTGAACATACCCTATTCGGATGATGCTGACTTTGAAGACTTGCAGGATAAAGATAGGACTGT GGAATTGGTTGGATATGTTTGTTCCGTTGAGGCTCCGGTTCAGCAGAAATCATttgatttattcaaatttggATTGAGTAACGGAACAAAGAAAGTAATGTGTCTGATATGGGGTAAGGAGTTGATCGACAGACACCAACCACAAGTTCTGCTTAACAGG AGACTTCATGTGAATAAAGGCTTATGCAAGTCATCGAAATTTCCAAAGCTGCTCGAGTCTCAGGGATTCTTGCCGTATGAAATAATCATACAACCCAACACAACTTTTAATTTCTTCGGAGTTCATACCATGTTGGCTGGACCACCGGTTGTACCGCCAAGGCAAGTCAACTTCGATACCATCAGGGATGTTGAGGGAAAGATAT ccATCGATGGACACATAAAAGCAGAATTTTCACCTACTGCCAGTCGCTATCAAAATGCTACGTACGCTTGTGGTTCTATAACAGATGGCGtgcataaaattattgtcaataTCTCAAATTATACCGTGCCTGTAGAAGCGACCAGAGGAATGGCAGTTACCGTCATCGGAAATATTGTCAATGACCCAa gtATACCTTTCACTATTTCTTGCGCAGACTCTACTTTGATAACACTACGTGAGGAGGAACCACTGCCAGAACTAGATTTATTACGAGCGAACAGAACATTGAAAAGAAGAACTCCTCCGGAGTAA